A portion of the Nerophis lumbriciformis linkage group LG37, RoL_Nlum_v2.1, whole genome shotgun sequence genome contains these proteins:
- the zcchc17 gene encoding zinc finger CCHC domain-containing protein 17 isoform X2, with translation MSDSDGAAQEPAGLEGLPPLFSISKGEVVSVQTYGAFVRLPGYKKEGLVHVSEMSATRVESASEIVDVGEKVWIKVIGREVQGDKIKLSFSMKAVNQGTGRDLDPNNVMAERRRQFRDHTGNRITLEAVLNTTCTKCGCKGHFTKDCYSAPGLQYSLVPDEADGEPQQQQQQQQQQQQLQVSSDAPRKDKDKKKKKKEKKKKRKRERKETDSDDSSGGGGECKPKRRCREHTREREEKQQKKKHKKHKSHKHS, from the exons ATGTCGGACAGCGATGGTGCAGCACAGGAGCCGGCTGGCCTGGAGGGTCTACCGCCACTTTTCAGCATCTCCAAGGGAGAAGTGGTCTCCGTGCAGACGTATGGAGCTTTTGTCCGCCTGCCTGGATACAAGAAGGAAG GTTTGGTTCACGTAAGTGAAATGTCCGCCACGCGTGTGGAGAGCGCCTCAGAGATTGTGGATGTGGGAGAAAAGGTGTGGATCAAAGTGATTGGCAGAGAG GTCCAAGGAGACAAGATCAAGCTGTCCTTCTCCATGAAAGCTGTCAATCAGGGCACGGGGCGGGACTTGGACCCCAACAACGTCATGGCAGA GCGGCGAAGGCAGTTCCGAGATCACACGGGCAACAGGATCACGCTGGAGGCCGTACTGAACACCACCTGCACCAAGTGCGGCTGCAAAG GTCACTTCACAAAGGACTGCTACTCCGCACCGGGACTGCAATACTCGCTGGTGCCAGATGAGGCCGATGGTGAGCCAcagcaacagcagcagcagcagcagcagcagcagcagcttcaGGTGTCCTCAGATGCACCCAGGAAGGACaaagacaagaagaagaaaaagaag gagaagaagaagaagaggaagagggagCGGAAGGAGACGGACAGCGACGACagcagcggcggcggcggcgaatgCAAACCCAAGCGGCGATGCCGCGAGCACACCCGCGAGCGTGAGGAGAAGCAGCAGAAGAAGAAACACAAGAAGCACAAGTCTCACAAACACAGCTGA
- the zcchc17 gene encoding zinc finger CCHC domain-containing protein 17 isoform X1, with amino-acid sequence MSDSDGAAQEPAGLEGLPPLFSISKGEVVSVQTYGAFVRLPGYKKEGLVHVSEMSATRVESASEIVDVGEKVWIKVIGREVQGDKIKLSFSMKAVNQGTGRDLDPNNVMAEQDARRRRQFRDHTGNRITLEAVLNTTCTKCGCKGHFTKDCYSAPGLQYSLVPDEADGEPQQQQQQQQQQQQLQVSSDAPRKDKDKKKKKKEKKKKRKRERKETDSDDSSGGGGECKPKRRCREHTREREEKQQKKKHKKHKSHKHS; translated from the exons ATGTCGGACAGCGATGGTGCAGCACAGGAGCCGGCTGGCCTGGAGGGTCTACCGCCACTTTTCAGCATCTCCAAGGGAGAAGTGGTCTCCGTGCAGACGTATGGAGCTTTTGTCCGCCTGCCTGGATACAAGAAGGAAG GTTTGGTTCACGTAAGTGAAATGTCCGCCACGCGTGTGGAGAGCGCCTCAGAGATTGTGGATGTGGGAGAAAAGGTGTGGATCAAAGTGATTGGCAGAGAG GTCCAAGGAGACAAGATCAAGCTGTCCTTCTCCATGAAAGCTGTCAATCAGGGCACGGGGCGGGACTTGGACCCCAACAACGTCATGGCAGA GCAGGACGCCAGGCGGCGAAGGCAGTTCCGAGATCACACGGGCAACAGGATCACGCTGGAGGCCGTACTGAACACCACCTGCACCAAGTGCGGCTGCAAAG GTCACTTCACAAAGGACTGCTACTCCGCACCGGGACTGCAATACTCGCTGGTGCCAGATGAGGCCGATGGTGAGCCAcagcaacagcagcagcagcagcagcagcagcagcagcttcaGGTGTCCTCAGATGCACCCAGGAAGGACaaagacaagaagaagaaaaagaag gagaagaagaagaagaggaagagggagCGGAAGGAGACGGACAGCGACGACagcagcggcggcggcggcgaatgCAAACCCAAGCGGCGATGCCGCGAGCACACCCGCGAGCGTGAGGAGAAGCAGCAGAAGAAGAAACACAAGAAGCACAAGTCTCACAAACACAGCTGA
- the snrnp40 gene encoding U5 small nuclear ribonucleoprotein 40 kDa protein, with the protein MIDPKKRVADMAMVPVEVKRPRTELVAAAQSQQLMAAGPPRTSSLQAPIMLMSGHEGEVYCCKFHPNGATLASSGFDRLILMWNVYGECENFATLKGHSGAVMELHYNTDGSLLFSASTDKTVGVWDSETGERVKRLKGHTSFVNTCYPARRGPQLVCTGSDDGTVKLWDVRKKGALHTFQNTYQVLAVTFNDTSDQIISGGIDNDIKVWDLRQNKLIYNMHGHGDSVTGLSISSEGSYLLSNSMDNTVRIWDVRPFAPKERCVKIFQGNVHNFEKNLMRCSWSTDGSKIAAGSADRFVYIWDTTSRRILYKLPGHAGSVNEVVFHPEESIVLSAGSDKRLYMGEIQ; encoded by the exons ATGATTGATCCAAAGAAGCGAGTGGCGGACATGGCGATGGTTCCCGTCGAAGTCAAGCGACCCCGGACGGAGCTGGTGGCGGCGGCCCAGTCCCAGCAGCTCATGGCCGCG GGTCCTCCAAGGACCTCCAGCCTGCAGGCCCCCATCATGTTGATGTCCGGCCACGAGGGCGAGGTCTACTGCTGCAAGTTTCACCCCAACGGAGCCACGCTGGCCTCCTCTGGATTCGACAGGCTCATAT TGATGTGGAACGTGTACGGAGAGTGCGAGAACTTTGCTACGCTGAAGGGCCACAGCGGAGCAGTGATGGAGCTGCACTACAACACGGACGGCag CCTGCTGTTCTCGGCGAGCACAGACAAGACGGTCGGCGTGTGGGACAGTGAGACGGGCGAGCGGGTCAAGCGCCTGAAGGGCCACACCTCCTTCGTCAACACCTGCTACCCGGCCCGCCGAGGACCCCAGCTGGTGTGCACCGGCAGCGACGACGGCACGGTCAAG CTTTGGGACGTGCGCAAGAAGGGAGCCCTCCACACCTTCCAGAACACCTACCAGGTGCTGGCCGTCACCTTCAACGACACCAGCGATCAGATCATCTCTGGAGGTATCGACAACGAcatcaag GTGTGGGACCTGAGGCAGAACAAGCTGATCTACAACATGCACGGACACGGCGACTCGGTGACGGGACTCAGTATCAGTTCTGAGGGATCGTACCTGCTCTCCAACTCCATGGACAACACCG tgcgcATTTGGGACGTTCGACCTTTTGCACCCAAGGAAAGATGTGTGAAGATTTTCCAGGGCAACGTGCACAATTTTGAAAAG AACCTGATGAGATGCTCCTGGTCCACTGATGGTAGCAAGATAGCTGCAGGTTCAGCTGATAG ATTTGTCTACATTTGGGACACAACGTCCCGCAGGATCCTGTACAAGCTGCCAGGCCACGCTGGCTCTGTCAACGAGGTCGTCTTCCACCCCGAGGAGTCCATCG TGCTGTCGGCTGGCAGCGATAAACGCCTCTACATGGGCGAAATTCAGTAg